A genomic segment from Panthera tigris isolate Pti1 chromosome A1, P.tigris_Pti1_mat1.1, whole genome shotgun sequence encodes:
- the TCF7 gene encoding LOW QUALITY PROTEIN: transcription factor 7 (The sequence of the model RefSeq protein was modified relative to this genomic sequence to represent the inferred CDS: deleted 2 bases in 2 codons): MPQLDSGGGGAGGGDDLGAPDELLAFQDEGEEQDDKSRDSAAGPERDLAELKSSLVNESEGAAGGAGVPGAGAGARGEAEVGAEALGREHASQRLFPDKLPESLEDGLKAPECASGMYKDTVYSAFNLLMHYPPPSGAGQHPQPQPPLHNKASQPAHSVPQLSPLYEHFSSPHPTPAPADISQKQGVHRPLQTPDLSGFYSLTSGSMGQLPHTVSWFTHPSLMLGSGVPGHPAAIPHPAIVPPSGKQELQPYDRSLKTQAESKAEKEAKKPTIKKPLNAFMLYMKEMRAKVIAECTLKESAAINQILGRRWHALSREEQAKYYELARKERQLHMQLYPGWSARDNYGKKKRRSREKHQESNTDPGSPKKCRARFGLNQQTDWCGPCRRKKKCIRYLPGEGRCPSPVPSDDSALGCPGSPAPQDSPSYLLLPHFPTELLASPAEQRLHHRVSRLLSASQPPGPNRPPTASCRVHSCNDRNLRDRQPSMYRTRGRHQGLIL; encoded by the exons ATGCCGCAGTTGGACTcgggcgggggcggcgcgggCGGGGGCGACGACCTCGGCGCGCCCGACGAGCTGCTGGCCTTCCAGGACGAGGGCGAGGAGCAGGACGACAAGAGCCGCGACAGCGCCGCGGGCCCCGAGCGCGACCTGGCCGAGCTCAAGTCGTCGCTGGTCAATGAGTCCGAGGgcgcggcgggcggcgcgggggtCCCTGGGGCCGGTGCCGGGGCCCGCGGCGAGGCGGAGGTCGGGGCCGAG GCTCTCGGGCGGGAACACGCTTCGCAGAGACTTTTCCCCGACAAACTTCCAGAGTCTCTGGAAGACG GCCTGAAGGCCCCGGAGTGCGCCAGCGGCATGTACAAAGACACCGTCTACTCGGCCTTCAATCTGCTCATGCACTACCCACCCCCTTCGGGAGCAGGGCAGCACCCCCAGCCGCAGCCCCCACTG CACAACAAGGCCAGTCAGCCAGCCCACAGCGTCccacagctctctcctctctatgAACATTTCAGCAGCCCACACCCTACACCTGCACCAGCCGACATCAGCCAGAAGCAAG GAGTTCACAGGCCTCTGCAGACCCCTGACCTCTCTGGCTTCTACTCTCTGACCTCAGGCAGCATGGGACAGCTTCCCCACACTGTGAGCTG GTTCACCCACCCATCCCTGATGCTAGGCTCCGGTGTGCCTGGTCACCCTGCAGCCATCCCCCACCCGGCTATCGTACCTCCCTCAGGCAAGCAGGAGCTGCAGCCATATGACCGTAGCCT GAAGACACAGGCAGAAtccaaggcagagaaagaggccaaGAAGCCAACCATCAAGAAGCCACTCAACGCCTTCATGCTGTACATGAAGGAGATGAGAGCCAAGGTCATTGCAGAGTGTACACTCAAGGAGAGTGCTGCCATCAACCAGATCCTGGGCCGCAGG TGGCACGCGCTGTCTCGGGAAGAGCAGGCCAAGTATTATGAGCTGGCCCGAAAAGAGAGGCAGCTGCACATGCAGCTCTATCCAGGCTGGTCGGCGCGGGACAACTAT gggaagaaaaagaggcgGTCACGAGAAAAGCACCAGGAGTCCAACACAG ACCCTGGCTCGCCTAAGAAATGCCGTGCTCGCTTTGGCCTCAACCAGCAGACGGATTGGTGTGGTCCGTGCAG gaggaaaaagaaatgcattcGGTACTTACCCGGAGAAGGCCGCTGCCCCAGCCCAGTTCCTTCCGATGACAGTGCTCTAGGCTGCCCCGGGTCCCCAGCCCCCCAGGACTCGCCCTCATACCTCCTGCTACCCCACTTTCCCACAGAACTGCTTGCTAGCCCTGCGGAG CAGCGCCTACATCACCGGGTCTCTCGGCTGCTCTCAGCCTCCCAGCCCCCTGGA CCCAACAGGCCCCCCACAGCGTCCTGCAGAGTACACAGCTGCAACGACAGGAATCTCAGAGACAGGCAGCCTAGCATGTACAGGACACGTGGCCGCCACCAGGGGCTCATCCTCTGA